In a genomic window of Paroedura picta isolate Pp20150507F chromosome 14, Ppicta_v3.0, whole genome shotgun sequence:
- the LOC143824016 gene encoding protocadherin beta-16-like isoform X16 translates to MVANVLKDLKVDVKELSARRARLVSEGTKQYFQLDPHSGNVIVQDRIDREALCGQQDPCVLFSEMVLENPLQVHRIEVQIEDVNDNSPQFSESEFLFEIPEQTPLNTQFLLEKGQDEDIGKNTVQNYTLSPNDYFRLDVQNRSDGSKYAELVLEKLLDREENAQIFLILYAVDGGTPKRTGTANIVVKVLDINDNVPQFHQSVYEVKLMENRQPSTLVAKVEATDRDLGSNGDITYSFSQVPGSVLKAFSLNKQTGELTVAGTIDYEEEKSYEINIKATDGGGLSSYCKVMVEVEDMNDNAPEVILTSLTNPLPEDSPPDTVVALFRVTDRDSGDNGRIACTTEANLPFLLKASVNNYFQLVTQQALDREKASDYNITITATDRGLPRLLSRKIINVQISDINDNAPAFEKSTYEMPLWENNIPGLLIGSVRARDLDTEHNAKVIYSVLPGKVRDQPVSSYVSINSETGNLYAIRSVDYEQVKDFHVIVRAVDSGSPPLSSQVMVRVLVMDENDNAPFILYPLQNGTSPSNDLVPRGAETGYLVTKVVAVDRDSGQNSWLSYELLKATEPGLFSVGAQNGEVKTTRPITKRDTFKQKLFIGVRDSGHPPQSTSATLSILLVDGFSDPYMKMVEIPKEEVVGEEDRTLTMYLVICLAVISSIFLVSMLAFVAIKIHKRRKSIESSVLNFPVGPNFPENCGDADGGSLSRAYNYEVCLAGGSLNSEFKFLRPFFPVISLEPAQNQGHSRNPVGSQEVPSHGAESELLNQARGAASEDAAARPGGPGGTGNQPITANANLGQNDWLSYQ, encoded by the coding sequence ATGGTGGCAAATGTGCTGAAGGATTTGAAAGTGGATGTGAAGGAGCTCTCTGCTCGCAGGGCCCGGCTGGTTTCTGAAGGCACTAAGCAGTATTTCCAGCTGGATCCTCACTCTGGGAATGTGATAGTACAGGACAGAATAGACCGAGAGGCTCTGTGTGGTCAGCAGGATCCTTGTGTCTTATTCTCAGAGATGGTGCTGGAAAACCCACTGCAAGTGCACAGAATTGAAGTCCAAATAGAGGATGTGAATGACAATTCCCCACAATTCTCTGAAAGTGAATTCCTTTTTGAAATACCTGAGCAGACCCCCCTGAATACCCAATTCCTATTGGAGAAAGGTCAAGATGAAGACATAGGAAAAAATACTGTTCAGAACTATACACTTAGTCCTAATGATTATTTTAGACTGGACGTCCAAAATCGCAGTGATGGGAGCAAATATGCAGAATTAGTACTGGAGAAACTGTTGGACCGTGAGGAGAATGCACAGATTTTCCTGATTCTGTATGCGGTTGATGGAGGGACCCCAAAGAGAACAGGCACTGCAAACATTGTTGTCAAAGTTCTGGACATCAATGATAATGTCCCTCAGTTTCATCAGTCGGTGTACGAAGTGAAACTAATGGAAAACAGGCAACCAAGTACACTTGTAGCTAAAGTTGAAGCAACTGACAGAGATCTTGGTTCCAATGGGGACATCACTTATTCCTTCAGCCAGGTtccaggaagtgtgctcaaagcatTCAGTTTAAACAAACAGACCGGGGAACTTACTGTTGCTGGAACCATTGATTATGAAGAGGAGAAAAGTTATGAGATAAATATCAAAGCCACGGATGGAGGGGGGCTCTCGTCGTATTGCAAAGTCATGGTGGAGGTTGAGGACATGAATGACAATGCCCCAGAGGTcatcctcacctctctcacaaaCCCCTTGCCAGAAGATTCTCCCCCTGATACAGTGGTGGCCCTTTTCCGTGTCACAGATCGAGATTCAGGTGACAATGGCAGAATTGCCTGCACCACGGAGGCAAACTTACCATTTTTGTTGAAAGCTTCTGTGAATAATTACTTCCAACTGGTGACCCAGCAGGCCCTGGACAGAGAAAAAGCCTCTGATTACAACATCACCATCACAGCTACAGACAGGGGCTTGCCCAGACTCCTttcaagaaaaataattaatgttcAGATCTCAGATATCAATGATAATGCTCCAGCATTTGAGAAGTCAACATATGAAATGCCGTTATGGGAAAATAACATTCCAGGGCTGCTGATAGGGTCGGTCCGAGCCAGGGACCTGGACACAGAGCATAATGCCAAAGTAATTTATTCAGTTTTGCCTGGGAAGGTCAGGGATCAACCCGTGTCCTCTTACGTCTCCATCAACTCTGAAACTGGGAATCTGTATGCCATCCGATCAGTGGACTACGAGCAGGTGAAAGATTTCCATGTGATTGTGAGGGCTGTGGACAGCGGTTCTCCTCCCCTAAGCTCCCAAGTTATGGTCCGAGTTCTTGTCATGGATGAAAATGATAATGCCCCATTCATCCTGTACCCCCTTCAGAATGGCACCTCCCCGTCCAATGACCTGGTTCCCCGAGGAGCAGAGACAGGCTACCTGGTGAccaaggtggtggcagtggacAGAGATTCCGGTCAGAACTCCTGGCTTTCCTACGAGCTCTTGAAGGCCACAGAACCGGGTCTGTTCAGTGTGGGGGCTCAGAATGGAGAAGTGAAAACCACAAGACCAATTACCAAACGAGACACCTTCAAACAGAAACTTTTCATTGGAGTCAGAGACAGTGGGCACCCTCCCCAATCCACCTCTGCAACCCTAAGCATTCTGCTCGTGGATGGCTTTTCTGACCCTTATATGAAAATGGTGGAGATCCCAAAGGAGGAagtggtgggggaggaagacCGAACCCTGACTATGTATCTGGTCATATGCTTGGCTgtcatctcctccatttttctgGTCTCCATGTTGGCATTTGTTGCCATCAAGATTCATAAAAGGAGGAAGTCCATAGAGAGCTCTGTCCTGAATTTCCCAGTGGGACCGAATTTCCCAGAGAACTGTGGAGATGCTGATGGTGGATCCCTTTCCCGGGCTTACAACTATGAGGTGTGCTTAGCTGGCGGGTCCCTGAACAGCGAGTTCAAGTTTCTCAGGCCTTTCTTTCCTGTGATTTCTCTGGAGCCTGCTCAAAATCAGGGGCATTCAAGGAATCCAGTTGGTTCCCAAGAAGTTCCCAGTCATGGAGCAGAAAGTGAACTCTTAAATCAG